The sequence TCACGCAAGCCGTGATCTGCAAACCGCGGTCCGTCACACGCTCCGTGCCCAGGATCACCGTGATGCCGGCAACCCTGGCCGCGTTCGCGACATCGGACCACGCCCGCTCCAGAAACGCCGGATCTGGCGGTGGAGCGGTCGTACCGGGCCAGCGATATCCCGGGATGAAGCACTCAGGAAAGCAGACCACGAGCGCGCCTTGTCGACCCGCCTCGGCAACCGTTGATGTTGCCAACAGCACGGACTCCTGCGCTGTCGCGGGAACACGGACGTTTGCGAGCGCGATGCGAACCGTACTCATCGGCGTGCCAGCCCTCCCTGCCTTGGTGTGGCTTCTGCTTACTTTACGATCAGTTCGGTTGGCAAGTCCGCCGACGTGAACGGACCGAACAGGTTCTGTTGCCCGCTGCGCCACTCGAGTCCGCGGCCCGATCCGGCAGGCCGTTCAACCAGAAAGTACACATCTCGCGCCGCTTGCGGTACAAGCCACTCCATTTCGCTATCCAGGGCAACCGGTGGAAACTGTCCCGACCCCAGGGACACGGTCTCACCGAAAGGACCAACCGGAGGCGGGCCGGAGAACATGGCCACCCGAACTTCGCCTGGCGGCATTCCGTCAGCCGCGCGCACCATGAGGTGATGCCTCATCAATCGATCGCGCAAGTCGATCACACCCAGGTCGATCCGGCCCGCCTGATCGACCTCCGGAAGGTCTCCAGCGTCGGCACGATAGACTTCGGCGCCTGCTGTCACCGTGACCCTGGTCACCGTCTCCCTGAAAGTGCGCGAAAAGAGTCGGTGCTCATCGAATAGCACCCACGCGAAAACAGGCTCGCCACCGCCTGGCTCTTTTGTCACCACCACTTCAACGCCGCGGCTGCCGGCTCCAGGTGGCAACAGCAATTGTCCGACCAGTGTGTGCTCGAGCGACACTCGGCGCTGGGGGCTTACCGGCTCCCCGCTGCAGCTGCATACCGCAGCGAAGGCAAGGATCACGGCGAGGCACACAGTAGCTAGTGGCTTCATGGGGCGTCTCCCTGAATCCGACTGATCTGTGAGGTGCACTCGCTGGAGGGCTTCGGCCAGCCAACGTGGAGGTGACCGGTCGACACTGTTGCCGACGGCCACTATGCCTGCCTGAATGCGGTGACTTCAATCTCGATCTTCATCCGTGGATCCGCGAGTCCTGCAGAGATCATCATCGCGGCGGGCCGGACGGCTCCGAAGTACCTCTTCAGCACGGGCCAGCACTTGGAAAACTCACTGCCATCGGGCAGGACGTAGGTTGCACGCACGACGTCGTTCAGGCTTGCGCCGGCTTGTTCAAGTGCGGCGGCGATGTTCCGCAGGCACTGATCCGTCTGCGTCTCGATGTCTTCCGATATCGTCATCGTCGCGTAGTCGAATCCGGTCGTTCCGGAGACAAAGACCCAATCTCCTTGAGCAACTGCCCTGCTGTAGCCAATCTCGCTCTCAAAGGTCGAGCCCGAACTGATGAGAACGCGCTTCATGTTGACATCTCCAGGTTTCGCAGTGAAGTGGATTCGGTGCCACTGCGCTTGTCGCGACACATGAGTCAAGCCGCGCCGCGAAGCGGCGTCGGCTTCGACGAACTGTTGGGCAGCGCTTTCGCGTCGAGCCCGCTTGCCGACGCGACCATCAGCCCGAAGCCGAGCACGGGGCCGGCGCCGTAACCTATCAGCGGCGCTGGCGTCAGCCCCGCTACAGAGCACGCGAACAGCACCGCATAGTAGGCGGCAACCACCGACAGCCAGGTCCGCCCGCCGGACGAGTTCACCTGCAGCCCTACGACAAGAGCGACTGCACTGGCAATGACCGCAGCACCGGCAAACAGCGAATGGCCAAGCGCCAATGCGAAGACGCCCTCAACGTGCGCAACGGGCTGCAATGGGTCCGGCTGCGAGAAGGCCCAGGCTGTGGCAAGGGCAGCAAAGGCCAGGGCAACGATATACACTGGCGATCTTGATGGAGCTCTGGCGACGGCTACCGCCGAGGCGGCCAGCTGGGCAAGCGTCTGAGAGGCATCCGGCTGGGCGGCCAGCAGTACGCTTGCGCCGACGATTGCAGCGGACGCAAGATGCTGAGATCGCCCTCCCCGGGCAATCCAGACCGAACACGCAACAAGGAATGACGGCAACAGGGCGGGCGCCATGTAGAGGTCTATCGGCCCAAGCGATGCCCAGCGCTCGGGCCCTGGCGCCTCCGCGAGCAGGGGAAAGGCAATTCCGAGCAGCGTGAAGACAATAATCGGGCCGGCCGGGGAACGTGCGTGGGTACGGCGCCCCAGCCGCGCGCCCACCAACGCAAGCGCACACGCCAGGCAAATCGCGAGCACCTGAATGAACCAGGTGCTCCCGCCTACCGCGCCGAATGAGAGGACCGCCATGCTGGCGGCGACAGCCGGTACAGCGACTAAAAGTAGTTGTGAGTGCGAC is a genomic window of bacterium containing:
- a CDS encoding RidA family protein, yielding MKRVLISSGSTFESEIGYSRAVAQGDWVFVSGTTGFDYATMTISEDIETQTDQCLRNIAAALEQAGASLNDVVRATYVLPDGSEFSKCWPVLKRYFGAVRPAAMMISAGLADPRMKIEIEVTAFRQA